From Bacillus basilensis, a single genomic window includes:
- a CDS encoding MarR family winged helix-turn-helix transcriptional regulator, translating into MTSSCSKEAIILYKLHFLNKEVSSKFEGCTGMSQSRLELILQLYEVGEISQKALQQEVNIDNAAITRHLKQLEANEMIVRRKNPDDNRITLVSLTEEGRNKIQAFQEEKERFAASAFKGLSEEERDNLLNMLNHIQENIKEL; encoded by the coding sequence AATTACACTTTCTAAATAAAGAAGTAAGTTCGAAATTTGAAGGGTGTACGGGTATGAGCCAGTCTCGATTAGAGCTTATACTTCAGTTATATGAAGTAGGTGAAATTAGTCAAAAAGCACTTCAACAAGAAGTGAATATTGATAATGCGGCGATTACGAGGCATTTAAAGCAGCTTGAGGCTAATGAAATGATTGTAAGACGTAAAAATCCAGATGATAACAGAATTACGTTAGTTTCTCTAACTGAAGAGGGACGAAATAAAATTCAAGCGTTTCAAGAGGAAAAAGAACGTTTTGCAGCATCTGCATTTAAAGGATTAAGTGAGGAAGAACGCGATAATCTTTTAAATATGTTAAATCACATTCAAGAAAATATAAAAGAATTATAA